Genomic DNA from Taurinivorans muris:
CACTGTAAAATTGACACAGCAAAACATTTTGAAATGGCAGGATCAAGATGTTATCAATTATACATTCAATAAAAAGATGTTATTTGTTTCACCTGCGTATAATTTGCAATGCAATGCTTTTTATGACGGTCAACATTCTTTGTATACGGATTATGAAATGAAGTTGGCTAAATCACATTATGCAATTATTCATTATAACAGCAATTTAAAACCTTGGCATAACGACTGTAAACATCCGCTCTGGGAACAATATTTCTATTATTTGCAGCGCTCGCCCTATAAAAAAACTCACTATTTAAAGATTATTAAATTAAAGCTAAAAACACTAAAACATTTTTTCTTCATAAAAGAAAAAAATAAAGATAATACAGAACTCAGATATAAAATCTTAAGAATACGAGTGGTAAAAGTTATCAGACGAAACAATACCAAAGAAATTTCAATTTTCGGATTTAAAATGAAATTTCCCAATACCCCCAAATAACAATATACCGCAACATAAAAAAGACCACCGGCAGACGCAGCCGGAGGTCTTTTTTATGCAAAGCCGACAACCGGCAAAAATTTAAAATAAAATTTTACGCAGCCATGCGACGGTATACGGATACAAGCGCTTTGAAAACAAATGATACTCAATCAACGTCAGCACTATTGTCGCACCATGAAAAAAGAAAATACATATCTTGATAACCAGTTAGCTTTATCTATTTTGTTGATTAAAATACTTATCATTCCATATATCATATGGCTTACGGAGATTGACTATAAAGATAAATTTAATTATAGTCTATAAAAAAATCATGGAAGTACGATTTGCTGTTATCAATCATAAAGAAAAATAATTTTGTCCAAAACTACCTCAAGATGTGGCCGTTTGTAAAACCGATTTGGTTTATTTCACTGCTTTCCCTTGTTATCGGAGTGCCCATCGGTTCCCTTGACGCCACTATCGCACTATTTTTGAAGCCTTATACGGATTTGGTGATTGTAAGCAACAATGCCCAAGCTCCTTGGTATTTGCCTTTTTTAATCGTAGGCTTCACCATTATCCAAGGAGTGCTTCTCTATCTGTCCGCCTTTTTAACCGCTTATGCCGGCGGAAAATTAAATTTAAACGTTAAAGAAGCGTTATACAACAAATTGCTGTCACTTGACCCCAAATATTATGATGAACAAAATTCCGGAAGAATATTGATGCGGTTTTCCTCCGATGCGGATCTCGCCTGTTCCGGTTTGTTAAGCAATTTAAAAAACCTAGTGACAAGGGTCTGCTCCACCTTATCCCTTCTTTGCGTGTTGATTTACACCTCATGGCAGCTTTCCATCATCGCCATTATCATTTTGGCGATAACCGTCGCCCCCCTTACCACGGTGCGAAGACTGCTCAAAAAAATCATTGCAAAAAATACCGATGTCATATCAACAATAAACACTAAATATAACGAAACCTATTCCGGAAACAGAACCATTTTAGCCTATAATCTTCAAGATACGCAGCGAAATTCATTTATAATGAATTTAAATGAAATTTTTAAACTTTCCGTCAAAATGGTTAAAAGAACCGCATGGATTTCACCTTTCATGCATTTTTCCGTATCAATCGGCATCAGTCTGACAATAGCGTATGGAAGCTGGCTCATTGTGCAGGGAACAATCACAGCCGGAGATTTCGTTTCCTTTCTAGCCGCTCTTCTAATGATGTACACCCCTTTGAAAGCGATGGGAAACACCATTGTCAACATTCAGCAAGGATTTTTAGCCATTGAACGTATTTATGACATTTTAGACATAGAACCGGACATACAAAACAGCCCTGAAGCTCTTAAAATCACCAATTTCGACCATGCAATCAAATTTCAAAACGTCAATTTTTCTTATAGGGAGGGGATACCCGTTCTGCATGATTTCTCCCTTGAGATAAAAAAGAATGAATCCATCGCCCTTGTCGGAAACTCCGGAGGCGGAAAAAGCACCATTGTTTCCCTTTTGCCGCGTTTTTACGATATTCAATCAGGCGCTATCACCATTGACGGCAACAATATAAAAAATATCGAGATTGAAGCGCTGCGTTCACAAATCACCATTGTGTTTCAAGATAATTTTCTCTTTAATGGCACAATCCGCGATAATATTTTACTGGGCAAAGCAAATGCGACAGAAGAAGAAATCCGACAAGCCATAAAAGCGGCATATTTGGATGAATTTATCGCAGAACTTGAAAACGGACTTGACACTCCGATTGGCGAAAGGGGCAATCTTCTTTCCGGAGGACAAAAACAACGGGTGGCGATAGCCCGCGCATTTTTGCGCAATTCCCCCATTCTTATTTTGGATGAAGCGACTTCCGCCTTGGATAATAAATCAGAAGCCATTGTGCAAAAAGCCATTGAAAACCTTATGGCGAATAAGACTGTCATTATTATCGCCCACAGGCTTTCAACAATCAAAAATGTTGACAAAATCGCTTTTATTCAGGAAGGCAGCCTTGCCGAATTTGGTACCCATAACGAACTTATGAATATTAAAAACGGGCATTATAAAACATTATACAATCTGCAATTTAAAAGCAATACAGCAAGCGCTTATGATGAAGAATAATTAATAAGGGATTAAACGCCTGTCCCTTTGCCAAAATTTTTTGGTATTATGCAAGCCAATTCCCTTATTTTTGAGAGCTTTTCAATAAAGCAACACGCGAAACAACAGACTTGATGACACAAAGCCCAATAAAATCAGAACAGCGCTCTTGCAAAAGAAAAAAAATACAATCTTCCGAAATCAGTTTGCTTTGAAAATTGAAAGAAAAATATGCTGAACGGTATGAAGCCTGTTTGCGGAAATATGACTATTTAGCAAAATACAAATAAAAAATAAAACAGACAAGAGAGAAAGATAACGCCAAAAGATACCGGATCTGAACTGTTTTTTTCCGTTTTTTTGCAATTTCTCTTTCTAATTTTCGCATGTCTTCTGAGTGGTTAATTTCCAATTTGAGCATATCGTCCATTATTTTATGCTGCCGTTCCTTTGACTCGCAATATCCGTTATAAAGATTGTCAATATTACGTAAATCATCGATTATGGAATCAAATATCCCTTTGTCCAATTCTGCGAGCCGAGAAACTTGATCATATTGACCGGACGACAAAAAAGCGAGCAATATTCTTTTCATTTCCCATTTGATTTGCGGGGAATAATCATGATTCCATCTTTTAGCGGCAGTTTGATAAAAATTAATGAACTTGATTCCGTTTTTTAAATAAAAACTGTCGTTTTCTCCTGCTCCGCTCCATACGCTGCCAGCATACTTTCTATATATGCCCATAACTTCCGGAATAAGTTTAACCTTTCCTTTTTCAGCATGCAAAAGATGTTTAAACCAATCTCCCGGAAAAATCCCAAAAGCGAAAACGTCATTGAAATCTTTTCTCCAACGGTACAAAGCGGAACTTGTAGCGATAAAATTTTGTTCCAATAAATCTTCAAGGGTGAATTCAGTCTTGTTTTTATAAAATCCCGGTTCGGGATAAACAGAATTTTTGCTTTCATCATCTTCATATTTCACTTCCACCGGATTGAAGCAAATGGAAAAATCAGGATTATTGTCCAAAAAATCAACTTGCTTTTGCAGTTTCTGTTCATCAGTCCAATAATCATCACCATCACAAAAACCGAAATATTCGCTTGTTATATCGGAATGCAATTGCTCTTGTAAAAATTCGCCACCTTTTGAAAAACAATTATACTCATGAAATTTAGGAATAATAATTTCAGGATACAATTTTTGATATTTTAAAATAATATTTTTCGTATCATCTGTGGAACAGTCATCATGCACATGCACCACAAAAGGGAAGTTGGTCTTTTGCATGATAAGACCTTGCAATGCCTGCTCAATATATTTTTCTTGGTTGTATGTCGGACAACAGATAATTACTTTTGGCTGCATTGTGGCTACCTCTTTAAATTTTCCTTAATAGCATCTGCATTTTGCTGAATGAACGAAATAAGTTCGCAAATTCGCTCAATATGTTCGTCCGTGACAATTTGCCCTGAAGGAAGCTGAAAAACTTCCTGTGTCAAAAGTTCCGTATTGGGAAGTTTCACCTTGGAACATTCCATATTGATATAAGGAACACTTTTATGCGCTGCGGGAATGAAATATTTACGGGCGATAATGTTTTCATTGCTCAAAATTTCAACCAGTAAATCCCGAGAAATGCCGAATTTTTCTTCATTGAGCCGAAAAACGACATATTGATAGTTGCCCTGCATGCTGTCGTCATATTGAATAACGGATACCCCGGGAACATCTTTCAATCTCTCTTTGTATAATAAATACCTATGCTTGTTATTGCTTACGTATTCAGGAAATTTTTCTATGCTGAGCAAAGCCATGGCAGCCTGAAGTTCGGAAAAGCGAGCATTGAACACCATAGAATCGTTTACTTTTTTAGTTCTTCCGTATGTTCTGATATTTCTGATATGTTCAGCCAATTCATCATCATCCGTGCAAATAACTCCGCCCTCGGCAGCCTGCAAAACTTTTGTCGCATGCAATGAAAATGTCGCACAATGCCCGAATGACGCCAAGCTTTTATTTTTATATGCTGAACCGACAGCATGGGCGGCATCATAAAAAACAGGAATGCCGTATTGTTGTTCAATTTTATCCAACCGTTCGACATCGCAAGGATTTCCCCAAAGATGCACACCTAGGATTGCGCTGATATTTTTATTTTTTAAAAGAGGAGCGACCGTTTCATAGGTTATGGTATGGGTTTCAGGATCAATATCCGCAAAAACAGGTTCCAAGCCAGCCCAAGTCAAAGCTTGAACCGTGCCGATAAAGGTAAAAGAAGGGACAATCACTTTGCTTTTCACAGGCAAATTCAGCGCCTTCGCCGCAATGCTGATTGCAACGGTTCCGTTCGTAACGGCAATGCTGTTTTTCATTCCGGAAAGCTCTGAAAATTTATCTTCAAATTCAAGGGTTAATTTACCGTGGTTGGCATAATATTTTCTATCGAAA
This window encodes:
- a CDS encoding ABC transporter ATP-binding protein, which encodes MLLSIIKKNNFVQNYLKMWPFVKPIWFISLLSLVIGVPIGSLDATIALFLKPYTDLVIVSNNAQAPWYLPFLIVGFTIIQGVLLYLSAFLTAYAGGKLNLNVKEALYNKLLSLDPKYYDEQNSGRILMRFSSDADLACSGLLSNLKNLVTRVCSTLSLLCVLIYTSWQLSIIAIIILAITVAPLTTVRRLLKKIIAKNTDVISTINTKYNETYSGNRTILAYNLQDTQRNSFIMNLNEIFKLSVKMVKRTAWISPFMHFSVSIGISLTIAYGSWLIVQGTITAGDFVSFLAALLMMYTPLKAMGNTIVNIQQGFLAIERIYDILDIEPDIQNSPEALKITNFDHAIKFQNVNFSYREGIPVLHDFSLEIKKNESIALVGNSGGGKSTIVSLLPRFYDIQSGAITIDGNNIKNIEIEALRSQITIVFQDNFLFNGTIRDNILLGKANATEEEIRQAIKAAYLDEFIAELENGLDTPIGERGNLLSGGQKQRVAIARAFLRNSPILILDEATSALDNKSEAIVQKAIENLMANKTVIIIAHRLSTIKNVDKIAFIQEGSLAEFGTHNELMNIKNGHYKTLYNLQFKSNTASAYDEE
- a CDS encoding DegT/DnrJ/EryC1/StrS family aminotransferase; its protein translation is MKKSINELAFFGGTPLFDILLPVGQINIPEYERFEALMNDVFDRKYYANHGKLTLEFEDKFSELSGMKNSIAVTNGTVAISIAAKALNLPVKSKVIVPSFTFIGTVQALTWAGLEPVFADIDPETHTITYETVAPLLKNKNISAILGVHLWGNPCDVERLDKIEQQYGIPVFYDAAHAVGSAYKNKSLASFGHCATFSLHATKVLQAAEGGVICTDDDELAEHIRNIRTYGRTKKVNDSMVFNARFSELQAAMALLSIEKFPEYVSNNKHRYLLYKERLKDVPGVSVIQYDDSMQGNYQYVVFRLNEEKFGISRDLLVEILSNENIIARKYFIPAAHKSVPYINMECSKVKLPNTELLTQEVFQLPSGQIVTDEHIERICELISFIQQNADAIKENLKR
- a CDS encoding glycosyltransferase; the protein is MQPKVIICCPTYNQEKYIEQALQGLIMQKTNFPFVVHVHDDCSTDDTKNIILKYQKLYPEIIIPKFHEYNCFSKGGEFLQEQLHSDITSEYFGFCDGDDYWTDEQKLQKQVDFLDNNPDFSICFNPVEVKYEDDESKNSVYPEPGFYKNKTEFTLEDLLEQNFIATSSALYRWRKDFNDVFAFGIFPGDWFKHLLHAEKGKVKLIPEVMGIYRKYAGSVWSGAGENDSFYLKNGIKFINFYQTAAKRWNHDYSPQIKWEMKRILLAFLSSGQYDQVSRLAELDKGIFDSIIDDLRNIDNLYNGYCESKERQHKIMDDMLKLEINHSEDMRKLEREIAKKRKKTVQIRYLLALSFSLVCFIFYLYFAK